A genomic stretch from Atribacteraceae bacterium includes:
- a CDS encoding carbohydrate ABC transporter permease codes for MKPKQRKKAINLFIYIACLVIVLVSIFPIVWIFLSSFKTRVEIFSIPPVWIPSLNIQNYLQEFTGSASRLPFLWNSLKVGLFSTLCVVLIGSLAAYGLAKFPVPGKKHWEFWVLSVRMMPPIASMIPLYLILRSVRLLDSNAGLIMVHIGFNLPFVVWILAGFLRQIPRDIEEAALLDGCTWFQAMFKIALPLSAPGLATISIFSFMFSWNELLGALVLTGRNAKTLPVAISEYWSQTQIRWESMTALSVVHIIPIIIVTFIIQRYIVRGLTMGAVKE; via the coding sequence GTGAAACCTAAACAGAGAAAAAAAGCAATCAACCTGTTTATTTACATAGCCTGCTTGGTGATTGTTCTGGTCAGTATCTTTCCAATTGTCTGGATCTTTCTTTCCTCATTCAAAACTCGGGTTGAAATTTTCTCCATTCCACCGGTTTGGATTCCTTCTCTCAATATTCAGAACTACCTCCAGGAGTTCACCGGCTCGGCCTCACGCTTACCCTTTTTGTGGAACTCGCTCAAGGTTGGCCTATTCAGCACGTTATGCGTGGTCTTGATCGGCTCACTCGCCGCCTATGGACTAGCCAAGTTTCCGGTTCCCGGGAAAAAACACTGGGAATTCTGGGTCTTGAGCGTTCGAATGATGCCTCCCATCGCTTCGATGATACCCTTGTATCTGATCTTGCGCAGTGTCCGATTACTGGACAGCAATGCGGGATTGATTATGGTTCATATTGGGTTTAATCTTCCTTTTGTCGTCTGGATACTGGCCGGTTTCCTGCGCCAGATTCCGCGTGATATCGAAGAAGCGGCACTCCTCGATGGATGCACCTGGTTTCAGGCCATGTTCAAAATCGCCTTACCCCTGTCCGCACCGGGCTTGGCGACCATCAGCATTTTCAGTTTCATGTTTTCCTGGAACGAACTATTGGGAGCACTTGTGTTAACCGGAAGGAACGCCAAAACACTGCCGGTGGCGATTTCTGAATACTGGTCTCAGACCCAGATCCGGTGGGAATCCATGACCGCCCTGTCGGTGGTTCATATCATACCGATCATTATCGTGACTTTCATTATCCAGCGATATATAGTACGGGGATTGACGATGGGAGCCGTGAAAGAGTAG